In one window of Spartinivicinus marinus DNA:
- a CDS encoding DUF3094 family protein translates to MTNNKLSKEDMKRVEQFLNTPVNQVERQPFKPMKLLFIITLVVIGFGVLSRVVGWFYLNSIVS, encoded by the coding sequence ATGACCAACAACAAACTTTCCAAAGAAGATATGAAACGGGTGGAGCAGTTTCTTAACACCCCTGTCAATCAAGTAGAGCGACAACCCTTTAAGCCAATGAAGTTACTTTTTATCATTACTTTAGTAGTCATTGGCTTTGGTGTATTAAGCAGAGTAGTTGGCTGGTTTTATCTAAACAGCATAGTAAGCTAG
- a CDS encoding DUF1631 domain-containing protein: MSKQDNSKVVNLHSKHPQFRDGNNQHAELLQACRKSMMNFTAKALAEMFDHVDDALFDAADKAESNKIQSLFFDGMRELRIQRPQVERDFHQKLSARFQHFIDSFTPKSIDAEDGQQITFEELSVLHDEAYEESMILLNIATRAAGQCAEVLYGMNQRLSILVGGQKVTDETNPIAPKQLIEVLSEALQPIQVDRRIKEALYQLFDIYVIAKLPATYQAINNHFIEANILPNLKYTGTTSEHKSKSKPQQSNAQQLNESDMTALSEAAKIAAAIAANNTTKEQLDEPLNEAPSQPSEHAKLANTAVDALTTNNPYAAHAPEQWDEVSQQLFDSINGLIDLQRKYNLVGVDNEPCNFKSILHSSDLTDEPNAETFSQDELLSALGTLQKSSLQEDQLNFEKAQPVDQIQQNFVNELNQSNQSHTIAQADADIIDLVGMLFDFILDDENLPDVCKTALSHLHTPYLKIALLDKELFVKHQHPARRLLNSMAQAAVLWPPTKNDERGVLAKIQHIVRRVVKDFSGDISLFDELVAEFKTFTETVKKQNDIIEKRAVEAAKGRDKLVAARNRANLVISKKLSTNNKIPSAVIEFIKTQWHDVLVFILLRHGTDSPAWRKALQIVDEIFWSVLPKYTGEEKQLLKERQPHLMHDIKQTLIALGSYQANDITAAIKPIVLCQRTAIKAQPPKDMKPETVTTSQPQIKQQTTPVEAEPAGIEVEHDTENLPNTLEGIDESLIEQLKALEFGTWFKFNVKQKPTHMKLSWFSPTTWNYMFVDKSGNRVIVKSIEVLARELTNGDAEISYVEKIPLMDRALDTIHSVLKRLSKKQAASVS, translated from the coding sequence ATGAGCAAGCAGGATAACTCCAAAGTAGTTAACTTACATAGCAAACACCCTCAGTTTAGAGATGGCAATAATCAGCATGCCGAACTACTACAGGCATGTCGCAAGTCTATGATGAACTTTACTGCCAAAGCACTGGCAGAGATGTTTGACCATGTTGATGATGCGTTATTTGATGCAGCAGACAAAGCTGAAAGCAATAAAATCCAGTCGCTGTTTTTTGATGGGATGCGAGAGTTGCGTATTCAGCGGCCACAGGTTGAGCGGGATTTTCACCAAAAACTGTCCGCACGCTTTCAACACTTCATTGATTCCTTTACACCAAAATCCATAGATGCTGAAGATGGTCAACAAATAACATTTGAAGAACTATCTGTACTTCATGATGAAGCTTATGAAGAATCGATGATCTTACTTAACATTGCCACCCGTGCGGCAGGACAGTGTGCAGAAGTTTTATATGGTATGAATCAACGGTTATCTATTTTAGTAGGAGGCCAGAAAGTCACCGACGAAACCAACCCTATTGCCCCAAAACAGCTTATTGAGGTATTAAGCGAAGCACTACAACCTATCCAAGTTGATCGGCGAATAAAAGAAGCACTTTATCAATTATTTGACATTTATGTTATTGCCAAACTGCCTGCAACTTATCAGGCTATTAACAACCATTTTATTGAGGCCAATATATTACCAAACTTAAAATATACTGGAACCACTAGCGAGCATAAGTCTAAGTCAAAACCACAACAGTCTAATGCGCAACAGCTCAATGAAAGTGATATGACCGCTTTAAGTGAAGCTGCCAAAATTGCAGCCGCTATTGCCGCTAATAACACCACAAAAGAACAATTAGATGAACCACTGAACGAAGCACCAAGCCAACCAAGCGAACACGCTAAACTGGCAAATACAGCTGTTGACGCTTTAACCACTAATAACCCTTATGCTGCCCATGCGCCTGAGCAGTGGGATGAAGTGAGTCAGCAATTATTTGATTCCATTAATGGACTGATAGACTTACAACGTAAATATAATTTAGTCGGTGTAGATAACGAGCCCTGTAACTTTAAAAGTATTCTTCACTCTTCTGACTTAACTGATGAGCCCAATGCCGAAACCTTTAGTCAGGATGAGTTACTTTCTGCACTTGGTACCTTACAAAAAAGTAGCCTACAGGAAGATCAGCTCAATTTTGAAAAGGCTCAGCCGGTTGACCAGATTCAACAAAACTTTGTTAATGAGCTAAACCAGAGCAACCAAAGCCATACAATAGCTCAAGCCGATGCCGATATTATTGATTTGGTCGGCATGCTGTTTGACTTCATTCTGGATGACGAAAACTTACCTGATGTCTGTAAAACAGCATTAAGTCATTTGCACACGCCTTATCTAAAAATTGCATTGCTTGATAAGGAACTGTTTGTAAAACATCAACACCCTGCTCGTCGGTTGTTAAATTCCATGGCTCAAGCTGCAGTTTTATGGCCACCCACCAAAAACGACGAGCGCGGTGTTTTAGCAAAAATTCAACACATCGTACGACGAGTGGTAAAAGACTTTAGTGGTGATATCAGTCTATTTGATGAGCTCGTAGCTGAATTTAAAACATTTACTGAAACAGTCAAAAAACAAAACGATATCATTGAAAAACGAGCTGTTGAAGCAGCTAAAGGAAGGGATAAATTAGTAGCTGCCCGCAATCGAGCCAATTTAGTCATCAGCAAAAAACTATCGACGAATAATAAGATACCTTCAGCGGTTATCGAATTCATCAAAACCCAATGGCATGACGTTTTGGTGTTTATTCTATTACGCCATGGCACTGATAGCCCTGCCTGGCGCAAAGCCCTGCAAATTGTTGATGAGATTTTCTGGAGTGTCTTACCCAAATATACCGGGGAAGAAAAGCAGCTGCTGAAAGAGCGTCAGCCTCATTTAATGCATGATATTAAGCAAACTTTAATAGCTTTAGGCAGTTACCAGGCAAACGATATTACCGCAGCAATTAAACCAATCGTGTTGTGTCAACGAACCGCTATAAAGGCTCAACCTCCAAAAGACATGAAGCCTGAAACAGTCACTACCAGCCAGCCCCAAATAAAACAGCAAACAACACCTGTTGAAGCAGAGCCAGCAGGTATAGAAGTAGAGCACGACACTGAAAACCTACCAAATACCTTAGAGGGAATTGATGAAAGCCTAATTGAACAATTAAAAGCACTGGAGTTTGGTACTTGGTTTAAGTTTAATGTAAAACAAAAACCTACCCATATGAAGCTGTCCTGGTTTAGCCCCACAACCTGGAATTATATGTTTGTCGATAAATCAGGTAATCGAGTTATTGTTAAGTCAATTGAAGTATTAGCAAGAGAGCTTACCAATGGTGACGCTGAAATTAGTTATGTAGAAAAAATTCCACTGATGGATCGTGCATTGGATACTATCCACAGTGTATTGAAACGCTTAAGCAAGAAGCAAGCGGCTAGTGTTTCTTAG
- a CDS encoding PilZ domain-containing protein, with product MEKRQLLRTEAIQPVNVYDTLSGDCLGALVNISTEGFMLITTKPLPVSRLYQCQIKISFTAGGKDTIDLAAELLWLKGSNTPEHSWAGFQVIDISEHGLRQVQQLVELLEQKTA from the coding sequence ATGGAAAAACGTCAGCTATTACGGACAGAAGCAATTCAACCTGTAAATGTATACGACACGCTTTCAGGTGACTGCCTGGGAGCGCTAGTGAATATCTCTACCGAAGGCTTTATGCTAATCACGACCAAACCGCTTCCTGTCAGCCGACTATATCAATGCCAAATCAAAATATCATTTACTGCTGGCGGTAAAGATACGATTGATCTGGCTGCCGAGTTACTGTGGTTAAAAGGGAGTAATACACCTGAACATAGCTGGGCAGGCTTTCAAGTAATTGATATATCAGAACATGGCTTACGCCAAGTACAACAGCTGGTGGAGCTATTGGAGCAAAAAACCGCATAA
- a CDS encoding DUF4123 domain-containing protein: MKITDYLNQHIFSNNLNLYGVIDTVIFSEFTAILFDIDPEAKYFPLYKNTQLEACIEISPYLVSLTPSSKLLNFLTVNKAPKNWGIFLATNSNCHFDKLILYLQSIFYIKSPESEELIFRYYDPRVINPLLQSSNDLEKSQLLGPVEHLIVPNHYHSERFQNVLAPDWVLWLTPEPLNSDIPGHLPWYEFSNNQWQSLLDEHRIKVEETIANQLISKNQDYTNLTKIQMHNMIQFWIDQAAEYGIEQTKLVIRLIEVMNQFGQAMPEKELNYLESAILENKKYDSEEKVQLLEKYAALVYENPELPFDPIRCITYEMLFEYDGTIKPIKPFDEQDMGKRVLYMNTYQKIRNKKQQAFQAMGYLYQYYQSELIDSQQRYIPVNYFSHEFDKYRVALVHFYALLTNQTNE; the protein is encoded by the coding sequence ATGAAAATTACAGACTACCTTAATCAACATATCTTTAGTAACAATTTAAATCTGTATGGTGTTATAGATACCGTTATATTCAGTGAATTTACAGCTATTCTTTTTGATATTGACCCAGAGGCCAAATATTTTCCGCTATACAAAAATACCCAACTAGAAGCATGTATTGAAATTTCACCCTACTTAGTTTCACTCACACCAAGCTCAAAGCTACTAAATTTTTTAACGGTAAATAAAGCGCCAAAAAACTGGGGAATATTCTTAGCAACGAATAGTAATTGCCACTTTGATAAATTAATACTCTATTTACAAAGTATTTTCTATATAAAGTCACCTGAGTCAGAAGAACTTATTTTTCGTTATTATGATCCAAGAGTGATTAATCCACTGTTACAATCAAGTAATGACCTGGAAAAAAGTCAGCTACTAGGCCCAGTTGAACACCTAATTGTACCTAACCATTACCATTCCGAGCGATTCCAAAATGTATTAGCACCAGACTGGGTATTATGGTTAACCCCAGAACCACTGAATAGTGATATTCCAGGACATCTACCTTGGTATGAGTTTAGTAATAACCAATGGCAAAGTTTGTTGGATGAACATCGAATAAAAGTAGAAGAAACCATCGCTAATCAGCTTATTTCCAAAAATCAAGATTATACCAATTTAACTAAAATACAAATGCACAATATGATTCAGTTTTGGATAGACCAGGCTGCAGAATATGGTATAGAGCAAACAAAACTAGTTATCAGACTCATTGAAGTTATGAATCAATTTGGCCAAGCAATGCCTGAGAAAGAATTGAACTACCTAGAATCAGCAATATTAGAAAATAAAAAATATGATAGTGAAGAGAAAGTACAGCTATTGGAAAAATATGCAGCCTTAGTATATGAAAACCCTGAATTACCTTTTGACCCAATACGTTGCATAACCTATGAAATGTTATTTGAATATGATGGAACTATAAAGCCAATCAAGCCATTTGACGAACAGGATATGGGTAAACGAGTATTATATATGAACACATACCAGAAAATACGCAATAAAAAGCAGCAAGCATTCCAGGCAATGGGGTATTTATATCAATATTATCAAAGTGAACTTATCGATAGCCAACAACGCTATATACCAGTGAATTATTTTTCTCACGAATTCGATAAATATCGAGTTGCACTTGTTCATTTTTATGCTTTATTAACTAACCAAACTAATGAATAA
- a CDS encoding ISNCY family transposase, which translates to MRQVQNPQLQFGQTDITEIKFDPKSRDDVPQLLKGLQYIYITPEVREQVFTILEESIVGKTNPRLGRPGMELWKILVMGVLRINLNCDYDRLHELVNQHRTIRAMLGHGVNWEDLTEYHLQTIKDNVSLLTPEILDKINTVVVETGHKLLKKNEEASLEGRCDSFVVETAVHYPTDISLLWDAMRKVINQLADMGENYHLSDWRQHRHNLKSLKKCFNQARQSNQSKAKNADDKKRETHINYLNKAQWFIDKAELTLDKLKAIAAPIWLLRNIANNLSHAKRQVSQIHRRVVEDEKVPADEKVYSIFQPHTEWVSKGKAGVPVELGIKVCVMECQHGFILHHRVMEKEQDVDVAIVMIRATKAKFPELNQCSFDKGFHSPENQLKLAEELNRVVLPKKGRLSKKETERENDEAFKKARKQHSAVESAINALEVHGLDRCPDSGINGFRRYVSFAVLARNIQKLGALLYKQEKEEQYRQAKRIRKKAA; encoded by the coding sequence ATGAGGCAAGTCCAAAACCCACAACTTCAATTCGGCCAAACAGATATTACCGAGATCAAGTTTGACCCGAAGTCTAGAGATGATGTGCCTCAATTGTTAAAGGGATTACAGTACATTTATATTACACCCGAAGTTAGAGAGCAGGTATTCACTATTTTAGAGGAGTCTATAGTGGGTAAAACGAATCCAAGACTTGGAAGGCCAGGCATGGAACTTTGGAAAATACTGGTGATGGGGGTTTTGCGCATCAACTTAAATTGTGACTATGATCGTTTGCATGAATTAGTGAATCAGCATCGAACTATTCGAGCGATGTTAGGGCATGGTGTCAATTGGGAAGATCTGACAGAATATCACTTGCAGACCATAAAAGATAACGTCTCTCTTTTGACCCCAGAAATTCTGGACAAAATTAACACAGTTGTCGTCGAGACAGGGCATAAACTGTTAAAAAAAAACGAAGAAGCAAGCCTTGAAGGGCGTTGTGACTCATTTGTGGTAGAAACAGCTGTTCATTATCCCACTGATATCAGTTTATTATGGGATGCAATGAGAAAAGTGATTAATCAACTAGCTGATATGGGCGAAAACTACCATTTAAGTGATTGGCGACAACATAGGCACAATCTGAAGTCACTTAAAAAATGCTTTAATCAGGCAAGGCAAAGCAACCAATCAAAAGCAAAAAATGCCGATGACAAGAAACGTGAGACACATATCAACTATCTGAATAAAGCGCAATGGTTTATTGATAAAGCTGAACTCACATTGGATAAGCTTAAAGCCATAGCAGCCCCGATTTGGTTATTACGAAATATTGCCAACAATCTTTCTCATGCTAAACGGCAGGTGTCGCAAATTCACAGGCGAGTAGTCGAAGATGAAAAAGTCCCAGCTGATGAAAAAGTTTACTCAATATTTCAACCTCACACTGAGTGGGTGAGCAAAGGGAAAGCAGGGGTACCAGTGGAATTAGGTATTAAAGTGTGTGTTATGGAATGTCAGCATGGCTTTATTCTTCACCATCGTGTGATGGAAAAAGAGCAAGATGTTGATGTTGCCATCGTCATGATCAGAGCAACCAAAGCTAAATTCCCTGAGCTCAACCAGTGCAGTTTTGATAAAGGGTTTCATTCACCTGAGAATCAGTTGAAGTTGGCCGAAGAATTAAATCGGGTAGTGCTGCCTAAAAAAGGACGTTTATCAAAAAAGGAAACAGAACGTGAAAACGATGAGGCTTTCAAAAAAGCAAGAAAGCAGCACTCAGCGGTTGAGTCTGCTATTAATGCGCTTGAAGTACATGGCCTTGACCGATGTCCAGATAGCGGTATTAATGGCTTCAGGCGTTACGTTTCATTTGCTGTATTAGCACGAAATATCCAAAAGTTAGGTGCCTTATTGTATAAACAAGAAAAAGAGGAGCAATACCGTCAAGCCAAAAGAATACGTAAAAAAGCAGCTTAA
- a CDS encoding type VI secretion system Vgr family protein: protein MPVAANRSQFTIKVSGCKEELRVVSFSGTENLSDTYSFNVFVVCENPALDFKQLYQQAALLTLLDEQQSRFIHGEVSQFKQLTVGRRFSRYQLQIVPKLWFLKFRATSQIFQQLTTPEIIKQALENANISGENYEFRLANSYQPRIYCVQSQETDYDFICRLMAEEGIHFHFEHQAERHTLIFGDSKPAFTFVEGKSIIFKAKSSMVAEQDTTFSLSLKRAVGIGKVSLRDYDFTNPRLDLEVSQNTEHYQQLERYHYPGQYLRPDAGNKHSKRQLEADQASQVNMVGKSTSVRLIAGYRVQLQQHPTKRLNQEIIIKQVKHVGEQPQAEEEEATTNRGSQYHNSFTAMPAEQPFRIKSQQTKLHLKGLQTAIVSGPAGEEIYTNEYGQIKIQFQWDRQGQNDENTSKWVRVIHNWTGPQWGQLTLPRLGQELMLDFINGDPDQPIALSRIYHANNKPPYKLPPNKTRLTLKSQSSLGGDGFNEIRYEDKKGQEQVFFHGEKNWNLIVKHVQREQIQANRHLIVDASRYETIKGEHHRKKDQLANRQVGQSENITSGQQYQLKTTSIHTEKTGTEQLFQASMKMVIEAGNEATVTAGGSFIKVNAAGVFVSPKSTIKSGKVGHGSFSLSLPVGMVRGVLAALTNAALTGTPLVEDCRLKEECEDCGL, encoded by the coding sequence ATGCCAGTAGCCGCTAATAGAAGCCAATTCACTATTAAAGTATCAGGGTGCAAGGAAGAGCTACGTGTTGTCTCTTTCTCTGGTACTGAAAACTTATCTGATACATACAGTTTCAATGTTTTCGTTGTTTGTGAAAATCCTGCCTTGGACTTCAAACAGCTCTATCAACAAGCCGCTCTGTTAACATTGCTAGACGAACAGCAGTCTCGGTTTATTCATGGAGAAGTGAGTCAGTTTAAACAATTAACCGTCGGTCGACGTTTTAGTCGCTATCAACTACAAATTGTACCAAAACTTTGGTTTTTAAAATTTCGGGCGACCAGCCAAATTTTTCAGCAGCTCACTACACCAGAAATCATCAAGCAAGCATTGGAAAATGCCAATATCAGTGGAGAAAACTACGAGTTTCGTTTAGCCAATAGCTATCAACCTCGTATTTATTGTGTGCAAAGCCAAGAAACGGATTACGATTTTATCTGCCGACTAATGGCCGAAGAAGGCATTCACTTTCATTTTGAACATCAAGCAGAACGCCACACGCTTATTTTTGGCGACAGCAAGCCAGCATTTACTTTTGTTGAAGGCAAAAGCATCATATTTAAAGCAAAATCCAGCATGGTTGCAGAACAAGATACAACTTTTAGTCTCTCACTTAAGCGAGCTGTGGGGATAGGTAAAGTCTCGCTAAGAGACTACGACTTTACTAACCCACGATTAGATCTGGAAGTCAGTCAAAATACCGAACACTATCAACAATTAGAGCGCTATCATTACCCTGGTCAATATCTTCGTCCAGATGCAGGCAATAAACACAGCAAACGACAGCTAGAAGCAGACCAGGCAAGCCAGGTTAATATGGTCGGCAAAAGCACATCGGTACGCTTAATTGCCGGCTATCGCGTGCAGCTCCAACAACACCCCACTAAGCGGCTTAATCAGGAAATTATTATAAAACAAGTCAAGCATGTGGGTGAACAACCTCAAGCAGAGGAAGAGGAAGCCACTACCAATAGAGGCAGCCAATACCATAATAGCTTTACAGCAATGCCTGCCGAACAACCCTTTCGAATAAAAAGCCAGCAAACTAAACTGCATTTAAAGGGTTTACAAACGGCAATTGTCAGCGGCCCTGCCGGCGAAGAAATTTATACCAATGAATATGGGCAAATAAAAATCCAATTTCAGTGGGACCGCCAAGGCCAAAATGATGAAAACACATCAAAATGGGTACGAGTCATTCATAATTGGACCGGCCCACAATGGGGACAACTCACCCTGCCCCGCCTAGGCCAAGAATTAATGCTGGACTTTATCAATGGTGACCCCGACCAACCCATCGCCCTTTCTAGAATTTATCACGCCAATAACAAACCACCTTATAAGTTACCCCCCAATAAAACCCGGCTAACACTAAAAAGCCAAAGCTCATTAGGTGGTGATGGTTTTAATGAAATTCGCTATGAAGATAAAAAAGGTCAAGAGCAAGTTTTTTTTCATGGTGAAAAAAATTGGAATTTAATTGTTAAACATGTCCAGCGAGAACAAATCCAAGCTAACCGCCACTTAATCGTCGATGCATCCCGCTATGAAACCATCAAAGGCGAACACCACCGAAAAAAAGACCAACTGGCTAATCGCCAAGTCGGCCAATCCGAAAACATCACCAGCGGCCAACAATACCAACTAAAAACCACCAGTATACACACCGAAAAAACCGGCACTGAACAACTATTTCAAGCCAGCATGAAAATGGTTATCGAAGCCGGCAACGAAGCCACCGTCACCGCAGGTGGATCTTTTATAAAGGTCAATGCCGCCGGGGTGTTTGTATCGCCTAAATCGACGATAAAGAGTGGCAAGGTGGGGCATGGGAGTTTTAGTTTGTCTTTGCCTGTTGGCATGGTTAGAGGTGTTTTAGCAGCATTGACTAATGCAGCACTGACTGGCACCCCATTAGTGGAAGACTGCCGACTAAAAGAGGAATGTGAGGATTGTGGTTTATAA
- a CDS encoding acetyl-CoA C-acyltransferase: protein MSQDSIVIVNGARTPMGGFQGVLSLVTAPQLGAAAIKEAISRSHLKPEEIEEVIMGCVLPAGLKQGPARQASLLAGLPPATGCTTINKLCGSGMKAVMLAHDLIKAGTNKIMVAGGMESMSNAPYLLDKARGGYRMGHAEVKDHMFLDGLEDAETGRLMGSFAQETADKHNLSREDMDNFAITSLKRAQQAIESGKLDAEVTPVTIKTRKGETIVNVDEQPGKAQLDKIPHLRAAFSKDGTITAANASSISDGASALVLMSEAEAQARGIQAMARIVGHATQSQHPSQFTTAPVGAMTNLFNKVGWRTDEIDLFEVNEAFAMVTMLAMQEHGLPHEKVNVHGGACAQGHPIGSTGSRIIISLMYALKHYGKQRGVASLCIGGGEATAVAIEML, encoded by the coding sequence ATGAGTCAGGATTCGATTGTTATCGTCAATGGTGCTCGTACCCCAATGGGTGGCTTTCAAGGTGTACTAAGCTTAGTTACTGCACCACAATTAGGTGCTGCTGCAATAAAAGAAGCTATCAGCCGTTCTCATCTGAAACCAGAAGAAATTGAAGAAGTGATTATGGGCTGTGTATTGCCTGCCGGATTAAAGCAAGGTCCTGCTCGTCAGGCATCATTATTAGCTGGTCTCCCTCCTGCTACTGGTTGCACAACAATTAATAAACTATGCGGCTCTGGAATGAAAGCCGTTATGCTGGCCCATGACCTAATTAAAGCAGGCACAAATAAAATTATGGTGGCTGGCGGTATGGAGAGTATGTCCAATGCCCCTTACTTACTGGATAAAGCACGCGGTGGTTATCGAATGGGCCACGCTGAAGTTAAAGACCATATGTTTTTAGATGGTTTGGAGGATGCTGAAACAGGTCGTTTGATGGGGTCTTTTGCTCAAGAAACCGCTGATAAACATAACCTATCCAGAGAAGATATGGATAATTTTGCTATTACTTCGTTAAAACGAGCCCAGCAAGCGATTGAGTCAGGCAAACTGGACGCAGAAGTTACACCAGTTACCATTAAGACTCGTAAAGGGGAGACAATTGTTAACGTTGACGAACAGCCTGGAAAAGCTCAGTTAGATAAAATTCCTCACTTACGAGCGGCATTTAGTAAAGACGGCACAATTACTGCGGCTAACGCCAGCTCTATATCCGACGGCGCATCTGCTTTGGTCCTTATGTCAGAAGCTGAGGCCCAGGCACGGGGTATTCAAGCGATGGCAAGAATTGTTGGTCATGCCACTCAGTCACAACACCCCTCACAATTTACTACCGCTCCAGTAGGCGCGATGACCAACTTATTTAATAAAGTCGGCTGGCGTACTGACGAGATAGACTTATTTGAAGTGAATGAAGCCTTTGCCATGGTGACGATGCTCGCTATGCAAGAGCATGGTTTACCTCATGAAAAAGTGAACGTGCATGGTGGTGCCTGTGCCCAAGGCCATCCAATTGGCTCTACCGGCTCACGAATCATTATTAGTTTAATGTATGCGTTAAAACATTATGGCAAACAACGTGGGGTTGCTTCGCTATGTATTGGTGGTGGTGAAGCAACCGCTGTAGCAATTGAGATGCTGTAG
- a CDS encoding fatty acid--CoA ligase yields MKTKIIDPTQSAYNYPLLLKRLLLSGGRYEPNREIVYRDQTRYNYATLKERICRLANLLVKAGVKPGDAVGVLEWDSHRYLECMFAIPMIGAIIHTVNVRLSPDQVLYTMSHADDTLVLVNDEFLPIIEGIHDQLKTVTNYVLLSDNKNAAVPDKLPFLGEYEQLLAEADSHYDFPDFDENSVATTFYTTGTTGNPKGVYFTHRQLVLHSLVIAQALGTLSGHDLMKSSDVYMPITPMFHVHGWGVPYAATMLGAKQVYPGRYEPEMLLKLYMTEKVSFSHCVPTIMFMIVQAAKANNIKFDNWKVLIGGSALPKGLAVAAREVGIHLNGAYGMSETCPLLAVAYLNDELQALNPDEQLNYRIKTGIPSALVDLEVMDENGKLLPHDGKSVGEIVCRTPWLTQGYFKEPEKSEDLWQGGWLHTGDMATIDQLGFVQICDRMKDIIKTGGEWISSLDLENLLSQHSAIAEAAVVGIPDNRWGERPFAMLVIEKDQTATAETIKQHLQKYVDTGEINKWAIPDRIEFVEAIPKTSVGKIDKKKIRADIE; encoded by the coding sequence ATGAAAACCAAGATCATTGACCCTACTCAATCTGCTTATAATTATCCCTTACTGCTGAAGCGACTGTTACTCTCTGGTGGTCGCTATGAACCCAATCGAGAGATTGTTTACCGCGATCAAACTCGTTACAACTATGCCACATTAAAAGAGCGTATTTGTCGGCTAGCCAACTTACTGGTAAAGGCAGGCGTAAAGCCAGGTGATGCGGTAGGGGTGTTGGAGTGGGATAGTCATCGTTATCTTGAATGTATGTTTGCAATCCCGATGATTGGAGCCATTATTCATACGGTTAATGTACGCCTATCGCCTGATCAGGTGTTGTATACGATGAGCCATGCAGACGACACATTGGTTCTAGTCAATGATGAGTTTTTACCGATTATTGAAGGTATTCATGATCAGCTAAAAACAGTTACTAACTATGTACTGTTGTCTGATAATAAAAATGCAGCAGTGCCTGACAAATTACCTTTTCTTGGCGAATATGAACAGTTATTGGCTGAGGCTGATTCGCACTATGATTTTCCGGATTTTGATGAAAATAGCGTAGCCACAACCTTTTATACAACAGGTACTACCGGTAACCCTAAAGGCGTGTACTTCACTCATCGACAGTTGGTTTTACATTCATTGGTTATCGCGCAGGCGTTAGGTACATTGTCTGGTCATGATTTAATGAAATCTTCTGATGTGTACATGCCAATTACCCCGATGTTTCATGTTCATGGCTGGGGGGTGCCTTATGCAGCAACCATGTTGGGAGCAAAGCAGGTTTATCCTGGACGTTATGAACCAGAAATGCTGCTCAAGCTGTATATGACAGAAAAAGTCTCTTTCTCTCATTGTGTGCCCACCATTATGTTTATGATTGTTCAGGCAGCTAAGGCCAATAATATTAAGTTTGATAACTGGAAGGTCTTAATTGGTGGTTCTGCATTACCAAAAGGGTTAGCTGTGGCTGCAAGAGAGGTGGGAATTCACCTAAATGGGGCTTATGGTATGTCCGAAACCTGTCCACTATTAGCCGTTGCCTATCTGAATGATGAGTTACAAGCTTTAAACCCAGATGAGCAATTAAACTATCGGATTAAAACGGGTATTCCTTCAGCATTGGTTGATTTAGAAGTAATGGATGAAAATGGCAAATTATTACCTCATGATGGCAAGTCAGTAGGCGAAATTGTGTGCCGTACGCCCTGGTTAACCCAAGGCTATTTTAAAGAACCAGAAAAAAGCGAAGATTTATGGCAGGGAGGTTGGTTGCATACCGGTGATATGGCTACTATTGATCAGCTAGGGTTTGTACAAATTTGCGATCGTATGAAAGACATTATCAAAACGGGAGGGGAGTGGATTTCATCCCTTGACTTAGAAAACCTGCTTTCACAGCACTCAGCAATAGCGGAAGCGGCTGTTGTGGGTATACCCGATAATCGTTGGGGAGAACGGCCTTTTGCCATGTTGGTGATAGAAAAAGATCAGACGGCAACAGCGGAAACGATTAAACAACATTTACAAAAATATGTTGATACAGGTGAAATTAATAAGTGGGCGATTCCTGATCGAATTGAATTTGTCGAGGCAATACCTAAAACCAGTGTAGGGAAAATAGATAAAAAGAAAATTCGAGCAGATATCGAATAA